A genomic segment from Plasmodium relictum strain SGS1 genome assembly, contig: PRELSG_00_v1_66, whole genome shotgun sequence encodes:
- a CDS encoding fam-h protein, translating into MNKKMNDIFNIIAYFGLYSNVYKGYITTDVFTIQIYHKKEKKYILYFLKKLFIFSFLIWALQCFNNWYSFRSWNYKNNSNILNLGANRLLAEKIYKIGQGKEELKLCEQQYKVKTELEQNNGQKEIEECIDAEQESGIEAKKEDKELKCNKKTLKKYNNISKVCSLYFAFILSFISFLLSIINVNAQEPEIERIIFLCINLSVIIFSVLLIMEKIKIKHKEKLQLSN; encoded by the exons atgaacaagAAAATGAATGATATCTTTAATATTATTGCATACTTCGGACTTTATTCCAACGTTTATAAAGGTTATATTACCACAGATGTGTTCACTATACAaatatatcataaaaaagagaaaaaatatatattatattttcttaaaaagctttttatattttcctttttaatttGGGCATTACAGTGTTTTAATAAT tGGTATTCTTTTAGGTCGTGGAATTACAAAAACAActcaaatatattaaatttaggAGCTAACAGATTATTAgcagaaaaaatatataaaataggACAAGGaaaagaagaattaaaattatgtGAACAACAATATAAAGTAAAAACGGAATTAGAACAAAATAATGGgcaaaaagaaatagaagagTGTATAGACGCAGAACAAGAAAGTGGAATAGAGGCAAAAAAGGAagataaagaattaaaatgtaataagaaaacattaaaaaaatataataatatttcaaaGGTATGTTCATTATATTTTGCTTTTATTTTgtcttttatttcatttctaTTATCTATAATAAATGTCAATGCTCAAGAACCGGAAATTgaaagaataatttttttgtgtatTAATTTATCtgttataatattttcagTACTTTTAATTATggaaaaaatcaaaataaaacataaagAAAAACTACAACTTTCAAATTAG